A part of Bacillus thuringiensis genomic DNA contains:
- the hemB gene encoding porphobilinogen synthase yields the protein MNSLQFNRHRRLRQSGNMRALVRETFLHTEDFIYPIFVLEGENVRNEVPSMPGVYQMSLDLLQAEMQEVVDLGIRSVIVFGLPAEKDEVGSSAYCDHGIVQRAVKQIKGEFPELVVVADTCLCQFTSHGHCGVIEDGIILNDESLAVLAKTAVSQAKAGADIIAPSNMMDGFVTAIRHALDENGFSHVPVMSYAVKYSSAFYGPFRDAAHGAPQFGDRKTYQMDPANRMEAFREAESDVMEGADFLIVKPALSYLDIVRDVKNNFNLPVVAYNVSGEYSMIKAAAQNGWINEKEVVLEKLISMKRAGADLIITYHAKDAARWLQEGGAK from the coding sequence ATGAACTCTTTACAATTTAATCGTCATCGTCGCTTAAGACAAAGCGGTAATATGCGTGCGCTTGTGCGTGAAACGTTTTTACATACGGAAGATTTTATTTACCCTATTTTTGTATTAGAAGGAGAAAACGTTCGTAATGAAGTGCCTTCTATGCCAGGCGTATATCAAATGTCTTTAGATTTATTGCAAGCTGAAATGCAAGAGGTTGTTGATTTAGGTATTCGTTCTGTTATTGTATTTGGTTTACCTGCTGAAAAAGATGAAGTTGGATCATCAGCATATTGTGATCATGGAATTGTGCAACGTGCAGTTAAGCAAATTAAAGGTGAATTCCCTGAGCTAGTAGTAGTTGCGGATACATGTTTATGTCAATTCACAAGCCATGGTCATTGCGGTGTAATTGAAGATGGTATTATTTTAAATGATGAGTCTCTTGCAGTTCTTGCGAAAACAGCTGTAAGTCAAGCGAAAGCAGGAGCAGACATTATTGCGCCATCAAACATGATGGACGGATTCGTAACAGCAATCCGCCATGCATTAGATGAAAATGGCTTTTCTCACGTACCAGTAATGTCGTACGCTGTGAAATATTCATCAGCATTTTACGGGCCATTCCGTGATGCGGCGCACGGTGCCCCGCAATTTGGTGATCGTAAAACATATCAAATGGATCCAGCGAACCGTATGGAAGCATTCCGTGAAGCTGAATCAGATGTAATGGAAGGGGCAGATTTCTTAATTGTAAAGCCAGCCCTTTCTTACTTAGATATCGTTCGTGATGTGAAAAATAACTTTAATTTACCAGTCGTTGCTTATAACGTAAGTGGTGAATATTCCATGATTAAAGCGGCAGCACAAAATGGTTGGATTAATGAAAAAGAAGTTGTACTTGAAAAATTAATTAGCATGAAACGTGCAGGAGCAGATTTAATTATTACGTATCATGCAAAAGATGCAGCAAGATGGTTACAAGAAGGAGGCGCTAAATAA
- the hemL gene encoding glutamate-1-semialdehyde 2,1-aminomutase, whose amino-acid sequence MKKFDKSIAAFEEAQDLMPGGVNSPVRAFKSVGMNPLFMERGKGSKVYDIDGNEYIDYVLSWGPLIHGHANDRVVEALKSVAERGTSFGAPTEIENKLAKLVIERVPSIEIVRMVNSGTEATMSALRLARGYTGRNKILKFIGCYHGHGDSLLIKAGSGVATLGLPDSPGVPEGVAKNTITVAYNDLDSVKYAFEQFGDDIACIIVEPVAGNMGVVPPQPGFLEGLREVTEQNGALLIFDEVMTGFRVAYNCGQGYYGVTPDLTCLGKVIGGGLPVGAYGGKAEIMRQVAPSGPIYQAGTLSGNPLAMAAGYETLVQLTPESYVEFERKAEMLEAGLRKAAEKHGIPHYINRAGSMIGIFFTDEPVINYDAAKSSNLEFFAAYYREMVEQGVFLPPSQFEGLFLSTAHSDADIEATIAAAEIAMSKLKA is encoded by the coding sequence ATGAAAAAGTTTGATAAGTCGATTGCGGCGTTTGAAGAGGCACAAGATTTAATGCCTGGTGGCGTAAATAGCCCAGTTCGTGCCTTTAAGTCTGTTGGTATGAATCCGTTGTTCATGGAGCGCGGAAAAGGCTCTAAAGTATATGATATCGATGGAAATGAATACATCGATTACGTATTATCATGGGGTCCTTTAATTCATGGTCATGCGAATGATCGTGTTGTTGAAGCTTTAAAATCTGTTGCTGAAAGAGGAACAAGCTTCGGTGCTCCAACGGAAATTGAGAATAAATTAGCGAAACTTGTTATTGAGCGCGTACCATCAATTGAGATTGTACGTATGGTTAACTCTGGAACAGAAGCGACAATGAGTGCGCTACGTTTAGCTCGTGGTTATACAGGACGTAATAAAATTTTGAAATTTATCGGTTGTTACCACGGTCATGGTGATTCGTTATTAATTAAAGCGGGTTCTGGTGTGGCGACGCTAGGTTTACCAGATAGCCCTGGTGTACCAGAAGGTGTAGCGAAAAATACGATTACCGTAGCGTATAACGATTTAGACAGTGTGAAATACGCTTTCGAACAATTCGGTGATGATATTGCTTGTATAATTGTAGAACCAGTAGCAGGAAATATGGGTGTTGTTCCTCCGCAACCAGGATTTTTAGAAGGTCTTCGTGAAGTAACAGAGCAAAATGGTGCATTGCTTATTTTTGATGAAGTCATGACAGGATTCCGAGTTGCTTATAATTGCGGACAAGGCTATTATGGTGTAACACCTGATTTAACTTGTTTAGGTAAAGTAATCGGTGGTGGCTTACCAGTAGGAGCATACGGTGGTAAAGCAGAAATTATGCGCCAAGTTGCACCGAGCGGACCGATTTACCAAGCGGGTACTTTATCAGGTAACCCACTTGCAATGGCAGCAGGTTATGAAACGTTAGTACAGTTAACGCCAGAATCATATGTAGAATTTGAGCGTAAAGCTGAAATGTTAGAAGCTGGCTTACGTAAAGCGGCTGAAAAACATGGCATTCCGCACTATATTAACCGTGCGGGTTCGATGATTGGTATCTTCTTTACAGATGAACCAGTTATTAATTACGACGCAGCAAAATCTTCAAACTTAGAATTCTTTGCGGCTTATTATCGTGAAATGGTAGAACAAGGTGTATTCTTGCCACCATCTCAATTCGAAGGTCTATTCTTATCGACAGCACATAGTGATGCAGATATTGAAGCGACGATTGCAGCGGCAGAAATTGCAATGTCAAAATTAAAAGCTTAA
- a CDS encoding stage II sporulation protein B translates to MDKQSRTISVKVNGTEAKYEEKKKDEFEWMVVESERPKNVVPFQKAKLVSTEKKRKKWSNTLIAIVATAIVIGTAFGMGMLQLLKGQGATGGSEVTASKQMQNEESKVGGTSEQTPAPKEEKQKAQTGTSLDPMKLFFVQGGIYSSEEKGQAALEEWKGNGGVAALKPSGDKYALVVGIASDEQGVNQLMTQYKNDNVSVLKKNWDITDKALLKNDKEVGAFLTKVQPLYTHLAKYASSVQASGKSNAKDIGAIEKEWKAIEKEGKSMKQEEAKKLYMYTSVAVKTVKDGKGDKESLAKLNQVIIDGMLSYEKIVSQKVK, encoded by the coding sequence ATGGACAAGCAATCACGAACGATCTCAGTGAAAGTGAATGGAACAGAAGCGAAGTATGAGGAGAAGAAGAAAGATGAATTTGAATGGATGGTAGTAGAAAGTGAAAGACCGAAAAACGTTGTTCCGTTTCAAAAAGCGAAATTAGTGTCTACGGAAAAAAAACGAAAGAAGTGGAGCAATACGTTAATTGCAATCGTTGCAACTGCGATTGTTATTGGTACGGCGTTTGGGATGGGAATGCTACAGTTACTTAAAGGGCAAGGAGCGACAGGGGGAAGTGAAGTAACAGCTTCGAAGCAGATGCAAAATGAAGAATCAAAGGTGGGTGGAACGTCAGAACAAACACCAGCACCAAAAGAGGAAAAACAAAAAGCGCAGACAGGAACGTCATTAGATCCAATGAAATTATTTTTTGTTCAAGGAGGGATTTATTCTTCCGAAGAAAAGGGACAGGCCGCTCTTGAAGAGTGGAAAGGTAATGGAGGCGTAGCAGCTTTAAAACCGAGCGGCGATAAGTATGCATTAGTTGTTGGTATTGCTAGTGATGAACAGGGCGTAAATCAATTAATGACGCAGTATAAAAATGATAATGTCTCCGTATTGAAAAAGAACTGGGATATAACAGATAAAGCGTTACTGAAAAATGATAAAGAAGTTGGGGCGTTTTTAACAAAAGTACAGCCATTATATACTCATTTAGCAAAATATGCTTCTAGCGTACAAGCTAGTGGAAAAAGTAACGCAAAAGATATAGGTGCGATTGAAAAAGAGTGGAAAGCAATTGAAAAAGAAGGGAAAAGTATGAAGCAGGAAGAAGCAAAGAAATTGTATATGTATACGTCAGTAGCTGTGAAAACAGTGAAGGATGGAAAAGGTGATAAGGAATCTTTGGCGAAATTAAATCAAGTTATTATTGATGGTATGCTTTCATATGAAAAAATTGTTTCACAAAAGGTGAAATAA
- a CDS encoding bifunctional folylpolyglutamate synthase/dihydrofolate synthase: MIHTYEEAIGWIHSRLKFGIKPGLERMRWMLEELGNPERHIKCVHLAGTNGKGSTLTYMRYMLENAKYKVGTFTSPYIETFNERISVNGTPIADEEITELVKMVKPVVEKLDGTDLGEATEFEIITVMAIYYFGKVNFCDVVLFETGLGGRFDSTNVIHPVLTIITNIGHDHMHILGNTLGEIAYEKAGIIKSGVPVITGVKDEEALQVIQKVAKENHANLYEMGKHFTALHKQSCEDGEQFDFTCPFAFFEDVRISMKGSHQVGNAALALMAVMYVKTYVSFLIEEEEIRTGLQEAYWIGRFEKLQSNPDIIIDGAHNPEGIESLVKTVESHYKDKNVIVLFTALGDKQLHNMVGQLETIADEIIFTTFAFDRAISADKLASYAKKESKLVFENWKEAIDTKVEMIGENDVFIITGSLYFISEVRKYIREKN; the protein is encoded by the coding sequence GTGATACATACATACGAAGAAGCGATAGGGTGGATTCATAGCCGATTGAAGTTTGGTATTAAACCAGGATTGGAAAGAATGAGATGGATGCTAGAAGAGCTCGGAAATCCGGAGCGTCACATAAAATGTGTTCATCTTGCTGGTACAAATGGAAAAGGTTCAACATTAACATATATGCGCTACATGTTAGAAAATGCAAAATATAAGGTAGGAACATTTACCTCTCCATATATTGAAACATTTAACGAGCGTATTAGTGTGAACGGAACACCAATTGCAGATGAAGAGATTACTGAACTTGTAAAGATGGTAAAGCCAGTCGTTGAAAAACTAGATGGGACGGATTTAGGGGAAGCGACTGAGTTTGAAATTATTACTGTTATGGCAATTTATTATTTCGGTAAAGTTAATTTCTGTGATGTTGTTTTATTTGAAACAGGGCTTGGAGGGCGCTTTGATTCTACGAATGTTATTCATCCTGTTCTCACGATTATTACAAATATTGGCCACGATCATATGCATATTTTAGGGAATACACTAGGAGAAATTGCATATGAAAAGGCGGGGATTATTAAGTCTGGTGTCCCGGTTATTACTGGTGTGAAAGATGAGGAAGCATTGCAAGTCATTCAAAAGGTTGCAAAGGAAAATCATGCAAACTTATACGAGATGGGCAAGCATTTTACAGCGTTACATAAACAGTCTTGTGAAGATGGAGAACAGTTCGATTTCACTTGTCCTTTCGCCTTTTTTGAAGATGTGCGAATCTCAATGAAAGGCAGTCATCAAGTAGGAAACGCAGCACTTGCACTGATGGCAGTTATGTATGTAAAAACATACGTATCATTTTTAATTGAGGAAGAAGAAATAAGAACTGGATTACAGGAAGCTTATTGGATTGGGCGCTTTGAAAAACTGCAAAGTAATCCAGATATCATTATAGATGGTGCTCATAATCCAGAAGGTATTGAAAGCCTTGTGAAAACGGTAGAATCACATTACAAAGATAAAAATGTAATAGTTTTATTTACTGCCCTTGGTGATAAGCAATTGCATAATATGGTAGGTCAATTAGAAACCATCGCCGATGAAATTATTTTTACAACATTCGCCTTTGATCGTGCTATTTCTGCTGATAAGCTAGCATCGTATGCAAAGAAAGAGTCAAAACTAGTTTTTGAAAATTGGAAAGAGGCAATTGATACAAAGGTTGAAATGATTGGAGAAAATGATGTTTTTATCATAACAGGTTCTCTTTATTTCATTTCGGAAGTTCGAAAATATATTCGCGAGAAAAACTAG
- the hemD gene encoding uroporphyrinogen-III synthase, whose amino-acid sequence MNALAGKTVLITRAQHQAKQMSVAVKEKSGIPLEIPLLRMEGMSHRQIQHIAEQLHSYDWVIFTSKNGVAFFLDSLRKRLHAKTKIAAVGVKTRLELEKRGYEVDFVPTSFVAEVFAEEFVKRLSGNERILFPKGNLGRDVIPVALREIGVSLDELIVYSTKENVERRQELIVALKLGKVDIITFTSPSTVTSFVRLLEGTNWREWTKKCTIACIGPITEKEASLYFPHIIMPKEYTVEALLHCICESIK is encoded by the coding sequence ATGAACGCTCTCGCTGGCAAAACGGTATTAATTACACGTGCCCAGCATCAAGCAAAACAAATGAGTGTAGCGGTGAAAGAAAAGAGCGGAATTCCATTGGAAATTCCGCTTTTGCGTATGGAAGGTATGTCTCATAGGCAAATTCAACATATAGCAGAGCAGCTGCATTCGTATGACTGGGTTATTTTTACGAGTAAAAATGGGGTAGCTTTTTTTCTAGATAGTTTGAGAAAGAGGCTACACGCAAAGACTAAAATTGCTGCAGTAGGCGTGAAAACAAGGTTGGAGTTAGAAAAGCGGGGCTATGAAGTGGACTTCGTTCCAACTTCATTTGTTGCAGAAGTATTTGCAGAAGAGTTTGTAAAAAGACTAAGTGGAAACGAGCGCATTTTATTTCCGAAAGGGAATTTAGGAAGAGATGTAATTCCAGTTGCACTTCGCGAAATTGGTGTTTCTCTAGATGAGCTAATCGTATATAGTACGAAAGAGAATGTAGAGAGAAGGCAAGAGCTTATAGTAGCGTTGAAGTTAGGGAAAGTAGACATTATTACATTTACGAGCCCTTCAACTGTTACTAGTTTTGTTCGTTTACTTGAGGGTACAAACTGGAGAGAATGGACAAAAAAATGTACAATTGCTTGTATAGGGCCTATTACGGAAAAAGAGGCGAGCCTTTATTTTCCACATATTATTATGCCGAAAGAGTACACGGTAGAAGCATTACTACACTGCATTTGTGAATCTATAAAGTGA
- the spoVID gene encoding stage VI sporulation protein D: protein MATDHSLRFSLKESVWFQKGQEVEELLSISLDPDVEIEELDHEVIVRGQLDLTGEYVARQDDSAYSLRDLSPAKSIDYVETREDGVNELVHSFPLEISIPRNRVKVIEELYVSIEEFDYELKENGCLQLLADISITGLCDEERIEDEEEETAYAELEAYSAQEDENRPAHVEEPVYKESDEWEDYAFEPFQLEERKEQEVEEEEIEEHEFVEREEEKESTPQFELFGRKDFKKEKAKKQEEQEEETYSQRDENALYLTKLFTKEPEEEFTKLRIYFVQEGDTIESVADRYETSVQNLYRVNQTEDIYLTAGQIIYIPVSRAKVK from the coding sequence GTGGCAACAGATCATTCATTACGTTTTTCATTAAAAGAATCTGTTTGGTTCCAAAAAGGACAGGAAGTCGAAGAACTTTTGTCAATTTCGTTAGATCCAGACGTTGAGATAGAAGAGCTTGATCATGAAGTTATCGTGAGAGGGCAATTAGATTTAACGGGAGAGTATGTTGCACGGCAAGATGATTCAGCTTATTCATTAAGAGATCTATCACCAGCGAAGTCAATTGATTATGTAGAAACAAGGGAAGATGGGGTTAATGAACTTGTTCATTCCTTTCCGCTTGAAATATCAATTCCAAGAAATCGAGTGAAAGTAATTGAAGAACTATATGTATCCATTGAGGAATTTGATTATGAATTAAAGGAAAATGGTTGCTTACAGTTATTAGCGGATATATCTATTACAGGTTTATGTGATGAAGAAAGAATCGAGGATGAAGAGGAAGAAACGGCGTATGCTGAGTTAGAGGCTTATTCCGCACAAGAAGATGAAAATAGACCTGCCCACGTAGAAGAACCAGTCTATAAGGAATCAGATGAGTGGGAAGATTACGCATTTGAACCGTTTCAACTAGAGGAAAGAAAAGAGCAGGAAGTAGAGGAAGAGGAAATAGAAGAACATGAATTTGTGGAGCGTGAAGAGGAGAAAGAATCAACGCCACAATTTGAATTGTTCGGAAGAAAAGATTTCAAGAAAGAAAAAGCGAAAAAACAAGAAGAGCAAGAAGAAGAAACGTATTCACAGCGAGATGAAAATGCACTTTATTTAACGAAATTATTTACGAAAGAACCGGAAGAAGAATTTACAAAGTTAAGAATATATTTCGTGCAAGAAGGGGATACAATCGAATCTGTTGCAGACCGTTATGAAACATCTGTACAAAACTTATACCGTGTCAATCAAACAGAAGATATATATTTAACTGCGGGACAAATTATTTATATTCCCGTTTCAAGAGCAAAAGTGAAATAA
- the ysxE gene encoding spore coat protein YsxE: MDMELRNRYEPIVRQYRLDTQHMEEHGSVTKIYTNQGPYALKKIESRKLERNNFLHHIQYLKENGFSNYVPIYHATDGNYILSDGTYNYYLMPWLERAEGNGEDNDQYHKMFQTLGTLHQKTVKEETYTEEDLEKHYTNISDRWENDGEMLEEFLVESEAKWYMSPFELQYCTYYHHVMRAREFATKQLTEWNDAMKEKEKTRITFVHGNVSLNHFLFDYERNGYFISLEKSKFATPVQDIVGFYSRSLNTYPIARSDRFEWYQMYQKNFPFTKEEQLLMFAYMTYPSQFIRQIQSYKKRRESRNEENELLGVKSLQQSHWLVSNIEYFLSQLQAAQQGNG; this comes from the coding sequence ATGGATATGGAATTACGAAATCGCTATGAACCCATTGTAAGGCAATATAGATTGGATACACAGCATATGGAAGAGCACGGAAGCGTAACGAAAATTTACACGAATCAAGGTCCATATGCGCTCAAGAAAATAGAAAGCAGAAAGTTAGAGCGGAATAACTTTCTGCACCATATTCAATATTTGAAGGAGAACGGTTTTTCAAATTATGTACCTATATACCATGCGACGGATGGAAATTATATTTTAAGTGACGGGACGTATAATTATTATTTAATGCCTTGGTTAGAACGTGCGGAAGGCAACGGCGAGGATAATGATCAGTACCATAAAATGTTTCAAACTCTCGGAACGTTACATCAAAAAACGGTGAAAGAAGAAACGTATACAGAAGAAGATTTAGAAAAACATTATACAAATATATCCGATCGCTGGGAGAATGATGGTGAGATGTTAGAAGAGTTTCTCGTAGAATCTGAAGCGAAATGGTATATGTCTCCATTTGAATTGCAATATTGTACGTACTATCATCATGTAATGAGGGCGCGTGAGTTTGCAACGAAGCAATTAACTGAGTGGAACGATGCGATGAAGGAAAAAGAAAAAACACGTATTACTTTTGTGCATGGTAACGTATCGCTTAATCATTTCTTATTTGATTATGAACGGAATGGCTATTTTATTAGTTTAGAAAAATCAAAGTTTGCAACGCCTGTGCAAGATATAGTAGGGTTTTATTCTCGGTCTTTAAATACGTATCCAATTGCGCGAAGTGATCGGTTTGAATGGTATCAAATGTACCAAAAAAATTTCCCTTTTACGAAAGAAGAGCAACTACTCATGTTTGCGTATATGACGTATCCATCGCAATTTATTCGGCAAATCCAGTCTTATAAGAAAAGAAGAGAGAGTCGCAATGAGGAAAATGAACTTCTCGGAGTAAAGAGCTTACAACAATCGCATTGGCTCGTAAGCAATATAGAATATTTCCTCTCGCAGTTACAAGCTGCACAGCAAGGGAACGGATAA
- a CDS encoding valine--tRNA ligase produces MSNTEKNLPTKYDHMSVEEGLYQWWLEGKYFEATGDEKKQPYTIVIPPPNVTGKLHLGHAWDTTLQDILTRTKRMQGYDVLWLPGMDHAGIATQAKVEGKLREEGISRYDLGREKFLEKAWEWKEEYASHIRQQWGKVGLGLDYSRERFTLDEGLSNAVNKVFVQLYEKGLIYRGEYIINWDPATRTALSDIEVIHKEVQGAFYHMNYPLTDGSGHIRLATTRPETMLGDTAVAVHPEDDRYKHLIGKTVTLPIVGREIPIIADEYVEKDFGTGVVKITPAHDPNDFEVGNRHDLPRILVMNEDGSMNEKAGKYNGMDRFECRKALVKDLQEAGVLVEIEPHMHSVGHSERSGAVVEPYLSTQWFVKMAPLAEKAVALQQKEEEKVTFVPERFENTYLRWMENIHDWCISRQLWWGHRIPAWYHKETGEVYVGTEAPADIENWNQDNDVLDTWFSSALWPFSTLGWPNEDAADFKKFYSTDALVTGYDIIFFWVSRMIFQGLEFTGERPFKDVLIHGLVRDEQGRKMSKSLGNGIDPMDVIEKYGADAMRYFLSTGSAPGQDLRFSMEKVESTWNFINKIWNASRFVLMNMDDMKYEEIDLTGEKSVADKWILTRLNETIESVTRNMDKYEFGEAGRSLYNFIWDDFCDWYIEMAKLPLYGEDEAAKKTTRSILAYVLDQTMRLLHPFMPFVTEKIWQHLPHEGESITVAAWPTVREDLQDTEAAAEMHLLVDIIRSVRNIRAEVNTPMSKKVQMQIKAKDEAVLAQLTKNSSYIERFCNPSELIIQTDLQAPEKAMTAIVSGAELFLPLADLINLDEERARLEKEFEKFDKEVERVQKKLSNQGFVAKAPAAVIDGERAKEQDYLEKREAVRQRLADLEK; encoded by the coding sequence ATGTCAAACACGGAAAAGAATTTACCAACTAAATATGATCATATGTCCGTTGAAGAAGGCCTTTATCAATGGTGGCTTGAAGGCAAATATTTCGAAGCAACAGGAGATGAGAAGAAACAACCATACACAATTGTAATTCCACCTCCGAACGTAACTGGTAAGTTACACTTAGGTCATGCTTGGGATACAACTCTTCAAGATATTTTAACTCGTACGAAGCGTATGCAAGGTTACGATGTATTATGGCTTCCAGGAATGGACCATGCGGGTATCGCAACACAAGCGAAAGTAGAAGGAAAACTTCGTGAAGAAGGTATTTCACGTTACGATCTTGGCCGTGAGAAATTCCTTGAAAAAGCTTGGGAATGGAAAGAGGAATACGCGTCTCACATTCGTCAACAATGGGGGAAAGTTGGTTTAGGACTAGACTATTCTCGTGAACGTTTCACATTAGACGAAGGTTTATCTAATGCGGTTAATAAAGTATTCGTTCAATTATACGAAAAAGGCTTAATTTACCGCGGTGAATATATTATCAACTGGGACCCAGCAACACGCACGGCTCTTTCTGATATTGAAGTAATTCATAAAGAAGTTCAAGGTGCATTCTACCATATGAACTATCCGTTAACAGACGGTTCAGGTCACATTCGCCTTGCTACTACTCGTCCAGAAACGATGCTTGGTGATACAGCGGTAGCGGTTCATCCAGAAGATGATCGTTACAAACATTTAATCGGAAAAACAGTTACACTTCCAATCGTAGGCCGTGAGATTCCGATTATTGCTGATGAGTACGTAGAAAAAGATTTCGGAACAGGTGTTGTAAAAATTACACCAGCTCATGACCCGAATGACTTTGAAGTAGGTAACCGTCATGACTTACCACGCATCTTAGTAATGAATGAAGATGGATCGATGAACGAAAAAGCTGGTAAGTATAACGGTATGGATCGTTTCGAATGCCGTAAAGCGTTAGTGAAAGACTTACAAGAGGCTGGCGTATTAGTAGAAATCGAGCCTCATATGCATTCAGTGGGTCATAGTGAGCGTAGCGGTGCAGTAGTTGAGCCTTACTTATCAACACAATGGTTCGTAAAAATGGCTCCACTTGCAGAAAAAGCAGTAGCACTTCAACAAAAAGAAGAAGAAAAAGTAACGTTCGTACCAGAGCGTTTTGAAAACACATACTTACGCTGGATGGAAAATATTCATGACTGGTGTATTTCTCGTCAATTATGGTGGGGACACCGCATCCCAGCTTGGTATCATAAAGAAACTGGTGAAGTATACGTAGGTACAGAAGCACCAGCAGATATTGAAAACTGGAATCAAGATAATGACGTACTTGATACATGGTTCAGTTCAGCGTTATGGCCGTTCTCAACACTTGGCTGGCCGAATGAAGATGCAGCAGACTTTAAAAAGTTCTATTCAACAGATGCTTTAGTAACTGGTTATGACATCATCTTCTTCTGGGTATCTCGTATGATTTTCCAAGGTTTAGAGTTTACAGGCGAGCGTCCATTTAAAGATGTATTGATTCATGGTTTAGTTCGTGATGAGCAAGGACGTAAAATGAGTAAATCTCTTGGTAACGGTATTGATCCGATGGATGTTATCGAGAAGTACGGTGCAGATGCAATGCGTTACTTCTTATCAACAGGAAGTGCACCAGGTCAAGATTTACGTTTCAGCATGGAAAAAGTAGAATCTACTTGGAACTTCATTAATAAAATTTGGAACGCATCACGTTTCGTATTAATGAATATGGATGACATGAAGTATGAAGAAATCGATTTAACTGGTGAAAAATCAGTTGCGGATAAGTGGATTTTAACTCGCTTAAACGAAACAATCGAAAGTGTAACGCGTAACATGGATAAATATGAGTTCGGTGAAGCTGGTCGTTCATTATACAACTTCATTTGGGACGATTTCTGTGACTGGTACATTGAAATGGCGAAACTTCCACTATACGGTGAAGATGAAGCAGCTAAGAAAACAACTCGTTCTATTTTAGCTTACGTATTAGATCAAACAATGCGTCTATTACACCCATTCATGCCATTCGTAACAGAGAAGATTTGGCAACATTTACCGCATGAAGGCGAATCTATTACAGTAGCAGCATGGCCAACAGTTCGCGAAGATTTACAAGATACAGAAGCTGCGGCAGAAATGCACCTTCTAGTTGATATCATTCGCTCTGTTCGTAACATCCGTGCAGAAGTTAATACGCCAATGAGCAAAAAAGTCCAAATGCAAATTAAAGCAAAAGATGAGGCTGTACTTGCTCAACTTACAAAAAACAGCTCTTACATTGAGCGTTTCTGTAACCCAAGTGAATTAATAATTCAAACGGATTTACAAGCACCAGAAAAAGCAATGACTGCAATCGTATCAGGTGCAGAGTTATTCTTACCATTAGCTGATCTTATCAATCTTGATGAAGAGAGAGCACGTCTTGAGAAAGAATTTGAGAAGTTCGACAAAGAAGTAGAACGTGTACAGAAGAAACTTTCAAACCAAGGTTTCGTAGCGAAAGCTCCTGCAGCAGTTATTGATGGAGAGCGTGCGAAAGAGCAAGACTATCTAGAAAAACGTGAAGCAGTTCGCCAACGTCTAGCAGATCTTGAAAAGTAA